In the Ursus arctos isolate Adak ecotype North America unplaced genomic scaffold, UrsArc2.0 scaffold_5, whole genome shotgun sequence genome, one interval contains:
- the MATR3 gene encoding matrin-3 isoform X6, with the protein MGDPFMLQQSTNPAPGILGPPPPSFHLGGPAVGPRGNLGAGNGNLQGPRHMQKGRVETSRVVHIMDFQRGKNLRYQLLQLVEPFGVISNHLILNKINEAFIEMATTEDAQAAVDYYTTTPALVFGKPVRVHLSQKYKRIKKPEGKPDQKFDQKQELGRVIHLSNLPHSGYSDSAVLKLAEPYGKIKNYILMRMKSQAFIEMETREDAMAMVDHCLKKALWFQGRCVKVDLSEKYKKLVLRIPNRGIDLLKKDKSRKRSYSPDGKESPSDKKSKIDGSQKTESTTEGKEQEEKSGEDGEKDTKDDQAEQEPNMLLESEDELLVDEEEAAALLESGSSVGDETDLANLGDVASDGKKEPSDKAVKKDGNASASAAAKKKLKKVDKIEELDQENEAALENGIKNEENTEPGAESAESADDPNKDTSENADGQSDENKEDYTIPDEYRIGPYQPNVPVGIDYVIPKTGFYCKLCSLFYTNEEVAKNTHCSSLPHYQKLKKFLNKLAEERRQKKEA; encoded by the exons At GGGTGATCCATTCATGCTGCAGCAATCTACAAACCCAGCACCAGGAATTCTGGGACCTCCACCTCCCTCATTTCATCTTGGGGGACCAGCAGTTGGACCAAGAGGAAATCTGG GTGCTGGAAATGGGAACTTGCAAGGACCAAGACACATGCAAAAAGGCAGAGTG GAAACAAGCCGGGTTGTTCACATCATGGATTTTCAGCGAGGGAAAAACTTGAGGTATCAACTATTACAGCTGGTGGAACCGTTTGGAGTCATTTCAAATCATCTGATTCTAAATAAAATCAATGAG GCATTTATTGAAATGGCAACTACAGAGGATGCTCAAGCTGCAGTGGATTATTATACAACCACACCAGCATTAGTATTTGGCAAGCCAGTGAGAGTTCATTTATCACAGAAGTATAAAAGAATAAAG AAACCTGAGGGGAAGCCAGACCAGAAGTTTGATCAAAAGCAGGAGCTTGGACGTGTGATACATCTCAGCAACTTACCTCATTCTGGCTATTCTGACAGTGCAGTTCTCAAGCTTGCTGAGccttatggaaaaataaaaaattatatattgatgAGGATGAAAAGTCAG gcttttattgAGATGGAGACCAGAGAAGATGCAATGGCAATGGTCGACCACTGTTTGAAAAAGGCCCTTTGGTTTCAGGGGAGATGTGTGAAAGTTGACTtgtctgaaaaatataaaaaattggtACTGAGG attcccAACAGAGGCATTGACTTACTGAAAAAAGATAAATCTCG AAAAAGATCTTATTCTCCAGATGGCAAAGAATCTCCAAGCGATAAGAAGTCTAAGATTGATGGTTCCCAGAAGACTGAAAGTACAACTGAAGGTAAAGAACAAGAAGAGAAGTCAGGTGAAGATGGTGAAAAAGATACAAAGGATGACCAAGCCGAGCAAGAACCTAACATGCTTCTTGAATCTGAAGATGAGCTACTCGTAGatgaagaagaagcagcagcactGCTAGAAAGTGGCAGTTCAGTGGGAGATGAGACAGATCTTGCTAATTTAGGTGATGTGGCTTCTGATGGGAAAAAGGAACCTTCGGACAAAGCTGtgaaaaaagatggaaatgcCAGTGCTTCGGCAGCTgcaaagaaaaagctaaaaaag GTGGACAAGATCGAGGAACTTGATCAAGAAAACGAAGCAGCGTtggaaaatggaattaaaaatgaggaaaatacagaACCAGGCGCTGAATCTGCTGAGAGTGCTGATGATCCCAACAAAGATACAAGTGAAAATGCAGATGGCCAAAGTGATGAAAACAAGGAGGACTATACAATCCCAGATGAGTATAGAATCGGACCATATCAGCCCAATGTTCCTGTTG GTATAGACTATGTGATACCTAAAACAGGGTTTTACTGTAAGCTGTGTTCACTCTTTTATACAAATGAAGAAGTTGCAAAGAATACTCATTGCAGCAGCCTTCCTCATTACCAGAAATTAAAG aaattTCTGAATAAATTGGCAGAAGAACGCAGGCAGAAGAAGGAAGCTTAA